From a single Accipiter gentilis chromosome 10, bAccGen1.1, whole genome shotgun sequence genomic region:
- the ARHGAP44 gene encoding LOW QUALITY PROTEIN: rho GTPase-activating protein 44 (The sequence of the model RefSeq protein was modified relative to this genomic sequence to represent the inferred CDS: deleted 1 base in 1 codon), with amino-acid sequence MKKQFNRMRQLANQTVGRAEKTEVLSEDLLQVEKRLELVKQVSHSTHKKLTACLQGQQGVDADKRSKKLPLTTLAQCLMEGSAVLGDDSLLGKMLRLCGEAEDKLAQELIHFELQVERDVIEPLFVLAEVEIPNIQKQRKHLAKLVLDMDSSRTRWQQSAKSSGLASNLQPSGAKADALREEMEEAANRVEICRDQLSADMYNFVAKEVDYANYFQTLIEVQAEYHRKSLALLQNVLPQIKAQQEAWMEKPSFGKPLEEHLAVSGREIAFPVEACVTMLLECGMQEEGLFRVAPSASKLKKLKAALDCCVVDVQEYSADPHAIAGALKSYLRELPEPLMTFELYEEWIQASNIPEQEKRLQALWSACEKLPKANYNNIRYLIKFLAKLTEYQDTNKMTPSNVAIVLGPNLLWPQADGNMTEMMTTVSLQIVGIIEPLIQHADWFFPGDIEFNVTGNYGSPMHVNHNANYSSMPSPDMDHADRRQHDQARRPLSVATDNMMLEFYKKDGLRKIQSMGVRVMDTSWVARRGTSVVRKTSSTPPAAQPPAPPAELPAAPHSPIPEQSPDISATPSPPPTSFGFPPGAERTSTLKPKELSPGAAQPRGSPGPGSGHPPPAAAPPPAEQSPHALRKVAKKLAPIPPRAAAGEQGGGQPSPASLSPTPPSTPSPYGPAAPPGPCLPAGQPSPPPPPPPPPPALPPPAAAAAAAAPKSRPTPKPRPRPALPPPPQPPPAAAGPPQPPELPRRDNAGPGDGALAGLLRFEVPSLHVPPDAALCRDPPEAPQRLSGLGPAARQEEEEEEESESTAL; translated from the exons GGCTGAGAAGACAGAGGTTTTGAGCGAAGATCTCCTGCAG GTGGAGAAGCGTCTGGAGCTGGTGAAGCAGGTCTCCCACAGCACCCACAAGAAGCTGACAGCATGTCTGCAGGGCCAGCAAGGCGTGGACGCCGACAAACGCTCG AAGAAGCTGCCGCTGACGACGCTGGCGCAGTGCTTGATGGAGGGATCGGCTGTGCTGGGGGATGACTCCCTGCTGGG GAAGATGCTGCGGCTGTGCGGAGAGGCAGAGGACAAGCTGGCTCAGGAGCTCATCCACTTCGAGCTGCAGGTGGAGAGGGACGTCATCGAGCCCCTCTTCGTGCTGGCTGAG GTGGAAATCCCGAATATCCAAAAGCAGAGGAAGCACTTGGCGAAGCTCGTGCTGGACATGGACTCCTCCAGGACGCG GTGGCAGCAGTCCGCGAAGTCCTCGGGTTTGGCCAGCAACCTGCAGCCCTCAGGTGCCAAAGCCGATGCTCtcagggaggagatggaggaggcagCCAACAGAGTGGAGATCTGCAGG GACCAGCTCTCGGCTGACATGTACAATTTTGTGGCCAAAGAAGTAGACTATGCAAACTATTTTCAAACC CTGATCGAGGTGCAGGCAGAGTACCATCGGAAATCCTTAGCGCTTTTGCAGAATGTCCTGCCTCAGATTAAAGCCCAGCAGG AGGCGTGGATGGAGAAGCCCTCCTTCGGGAAGCCTTTGGAGGAGCACCTGGCTGTCAGCGGGCGGGAGATCGCCTTCCCCGTGGAGGCATGCGTGACGATGCTGCTGGAGTGTGGCatgcaggaggag GGTCTCTTCCGAGTGGCTCCCTCGGCCTCCAAGCTGAAGAAGCTCAAGGCCGCCCTGGACTGCTGCGTGGTGGACGTGCAGGAGTACTCGGCCGACCCGCACGCCATCGCAG GAGCCCTCAAGTCGTACCTGCGAGAGCTGCCAGAGCCGCTCATGACGTTCGAGTTGTACGAGGAGTGGATCCAGGCCTCCAA CATCCCGGAGCAGGAGAAGCGGCTGCAGGCTCTCTGGAGCGCCTGCGAGAAGCTGCCCAAAGCCAACTACAACAACATCAG GTACCTGATTAAATTCCTGGCTAAGCTGACTGAGTACCAGGACACGAATAAAATGACGCCGAGCAACGTGGCCATCGTGCTGGGGCCCAACCTCCTCTGGCCGCAGGCGGATGG GAACATGACGGAGATGATGACGACTGTCTCGCTGCAGATCGTAGGGATCATCGAGCCGCTCATCCAGCATGCCGACTGGTTCTTCCCTGGAG ACATCGAGTTCAATGTGACAGGCAACTACGGCAGCCCCATGCACGTCAACCACAACGCCAACTACAGCTCCATGCCCTCCCCGGACATGGACCACGCGGACCGCCGGCAGCACGACCAGGCACGGCGGCCCCTTAGCGTGGCCACGGACAACATGATGCTGGAGTTTTACAAGAAGGATGG CCTTAGGAAAATCCAAAG CATGGGCGTCAGGGTGATGGACACCTCGTGGGTGGCTCGCCGAGGCACCTCAGTGGTGCGCAAGACGTCTTCCACCCCACCGGCCGCTCagccccccgcgccgcccgccgagctccccgccgccccccactCACCCATTCCTGAGCAATCGCCGGATATTTCAGCtaccccttccccacctcccaccagcTTTGGCTTCCCCCCGGGAGCCGAGCGGACAAG cactttAAAGCCCAAGGAGCTCTCCCCCGGGGCCGCCCAGCCCCGCGGCAGCCCCGGTCCGGGCAGCGGgcacccgccgcccgccgcggcccccccgcccgccgAGCAGAGCCCGCACGCCCTGCGCAAAG TGGCCAAGAAGCTGGCGCCCATCCCGccccgggcggccgcgggggagcagggggggggccAGCCCTCCCCCGCCagcctctcccccaccccccccagcaccccgtccCCCtacggccccgccgcccccccggggccctgcctgcccgccggccagccctcgcccccgccgccgcctcccccgccccccccggcgctgcccccccccgccgccgccgccgccgccgccgccccc aaGTCCCGCCCCACCCCCAAACCGCGGCCGCGCCCCgcgctgccccccccgccccagccccccccggccgccgccggccccccccagcccccggagCTGCCCCGCCGGGACAACGCGGGCCCCGGGGACGGTGCGCTGGCAG